A stretch of the Lactuca sativa cultivar Salinas chromosome 9, Lsat_Salinas_v11, whole genome shotgun sequence genome encodes the following:
- the LOC111912424 gene encoding tropinone reductase homolog At5g06060, producing the protein MLYRLLSVSNIQINITTDSINRSMTTAAPFSGPVGNSRWSLAGMTAVVTGGTLGIGYAVVEELAELGAEVHTCSRNESVLNQRLQEWSDKGFKVTGSVCDLSSRPQREQFVEKVTSLFGGKLNILINNVGTNVFKTTLEFTAEEYSKIMATNLESCYHMCQLTHPLLKASGAGSIVLISSVTGLVHVSVGSVYSATKGAMNQLAKNLACEWAKDNIRTNSVAPWFTKTPLIQHLVESEEFLEAVASRTPLKRVAEPNEVSSLVAFLCMPAASYITGQTIAVDGGFTVNGFP; encoded by the exons ATGCTTTACAGATTATTAAGCGTCAGTAATatccaaataaatataacaacagACTCGATCAATCGTAGCATGACGACCGCCGCACCTTTCTCTGGTCCAGTCGGAAATTCCAGATGGTCACTTGCCGGAATGACTGCTGTCGTCACCGGTGGTACACTTGGGATCGGCTATGCTGTGGTGGAGGAACTGGCGGAGTTAGGAGCAGAAGTGCACACCTGCTCACGTAATGAATCTGTACTTAACCAACGCTTACAAGAATGGTCCGACAAGGGTTTTAAGGTCACTGGATCCGTCTGCGACTTATCTTCTCGTCCCCAACGGGAACAGTTTGTGGAAAAAGTCACATCACTCTTCGGTGGCAAACTCAACATCCTA ATCAACAATGTTGGGACAAACGTATTTAAAACTACGTTAGAGTTTACCGCAGAAGAGTATTCCAAGATCATGGCTACCAATTTGGAGTCTTGTTACCATATGTGTCAACTTACACATCCTCTTTTAAAAGCTTCTGGAGCTGGAAGCATTGTTTTGATTTCATCTGTTACTGGTCTCGTTCACGTTTCTGTTGGGTCTGTTTACAGTGCCACCAAAG GTGCAATGAATCAGCTTGCAAAGAATTTAGCATGTGAATGGGCTAAAGACAACATTCGGACTAATAGTGTAGCACCATGGTTCACTAAAACCCCACTCATCCAGCAT CTTGTTGAAAGCGAGGAGTTTCTGGAAGCTGTGGCGTCTAGAACTCCTCTGAAACGCGTTGCAGAACCAAATGAAGTTTCATCTCTGGTGGCGTTCCTTTGTATGCCTGCTGCTTCTTACATCACTGGCCAAACCATTGCTGTTGATGGTGGATTTACGGTCAATGGATTCCCGTGA